The Mytilus edulis chromosome 4, xbMytEdul2.2, whole genome shotgun sequence nucleotide sequence TGCATTAAACATTATAGTTTGTCTTAATTAATGACAAAAACTAGCTAAGGACAGGAAATAACAGTAAATCAGCAGCATGGATTACTGTTGCATTAGTGTTAAGAGCAAATGGATATACTTCAAAGCCAACTATTCATCGTGAAAGAGACATCACAAATATGCAGTTAAAACATACAAATCAACATAAGACATTACTCAAATATTTCATATAGGTGGACAAGTTGATGTATTTTTCACCTGCTAAAAATGGAATATAGAACATTTCTCTATGATCAAATCACCAACTTACCTGAACATTATTGGATAGTACAGAAAATGGAAATTGACACAAAGCAATTAGAGAAAAACTATCATATATCTAATGACAGGATTTTATTTCTGTAATActgagtaaaattttaaattcttgtaCTTAAACTTCAGATTAATTTATTTGGATTTATTATCTCGAACTCATAGTAAAGTTATGAGTAATAATTCCTCTTCAGAAACAATACCGAGGGATGTTCGACTGATTCACAATGTTCTAGCAACAATTGTTTCTATTTTCGGCATCATTCTGAATTTGATAATTTTACTAGCAATCCTAAGGTACAGACTATACAAACAAACAGTAATTGTGTTCATTGTTAATCTTTCTGTGTTATACTGCATTTCGAGTGGATTTTCTGTGGCTTACATCGCTTATAATTCATTTACAATTTACAACAGTGATTCATTGAATCCTATGGTTTGCAGGGCTTTTGGATTTATAACTTACACAATTTCGGGAGCAGAGTTAACTGCCCTTTGTTTAATTTCGTTTAATCGTTACTGTTTAATAGTGTACATGGAAAAGTATAATGCTATTTACGGAAAACGAAGCAATGTTTTAATAATGTTATTCCTATCTTGGCTTTTATACTTTCTGCTATTTTTGCTTCCAACAACTGAAATATGGGGCAAAATGATTTATGATAAAAACCGATTTCTATGTCAGCCATTTTTATACGGAGACAGCTTTTCAAAATTCATTGCCTACTTCTCTGTTGGAAGTACAGCGCCACCTTTAGTTTTCTGTTACGTAGGAATAATCTGTAAAGTGAATTCCACTCGTAATAAGCTAAACAAGGTTAGTGATACTCATGCTAGCAGACGGCCTAAAAGAATGCCATTCATGATCATCTTTATCTTGACAACGTTTGGAGTTTTGTATTTACCTTTCATTTTCGTACAAGGAACAGACCCAGATGCCGTTAAGTATGACATCAGAATACACCTAGTTACTGTTTATATTGCATGGGTACATTTGTTGTGTAACCCTATTATTTATGCAGTTTTTAATCAACACATACAGACAGCATTGAAAAAGCTCTTTTGTCTGAaggtaaaaaatgaaatttttgctCAAACTCACCATACTTTGGATGTACAAATTAATGTTATAGCTTCACAGAGGTCA carries:
- the LOC139521512 gene encoding protein trapped in endoderm-1-like, whose translation is MSNNSSSETIPRDVRLIHNVLATIVSIFGIILNLIILLAILRYRLYKQTVIVFIVNLSVLYCISSGFSVAYIAYNSFTIYNSDSLNPMVCRAFGFITYTISGAELTALCLISFNRYCLIVYMEKYNAIYGKRSNVLIMLFLSWLLYFLLFLLPTTEIWGKMIYDKNRFLCQPFLYGDSFSKFIAYFSVGSTAPPLVFCYVGIICKVNSTRNKLNKVSDTHASRRPKRMPFMIIFILTTFGVLYLPFIFVQGTDPDAVKYDIRIHLVTVYIAWVHLLCNPIIYAVFNQHIQTALKKLFCLKVKNEIFAQTHHTLDVQINVIASQRS